In one Deltaproteobacteria bacterium PRO3 genomic region, the following are encoded:
- a CDS encoding DUF853 family protein, producing the protein MTPIFLGRDAKGQPSALELRMSNRHGLIAGATGTGKTVTLQRLAEDFARAGVSVFMADVKGDLSGLAQVGQPAGKIQERIAELQIPGYQNRAYPTVFWDIYGKKGHPLRSTVSEMGPILLSRVLNLNETQEGVLQVVFKIADDHGLLLLDLKDLQAMLTWVSDNAKELKSEYGNLSPQTLGTIQRQLLVLSESGGEVFFGEPTLRLEHLMQKDFSGNGVISVLDATQLMTDSRVYTTFMLWLLSELFEQLPEVGDLDRPKLVFFFDEAHLLFKEAPKALLEKIEQVVRLIRSKGVGVYFVTQNPLDIPESVLGQLGNRVQHALRAFTPLDQKAVKVAAQTFRQNPEIDAEKTITELGVGEALVSLLDHDGKPTPVQR; encoded by the coding sequence ATGACCCCCATCTTTTTAGGCAGGGACGCCAAGGGACAGCCCTCGGCGCTCGAATTGCGCATGTCCAACCGCCACGGCCTGATCGCCGGCGCCACCGGCACCGGCAAGACCGTCACCCTGCAGCGCCTCGCCGAGGACTTCGCCCGCGCCGGAGTTTCGGTCTTCATGGCCGACGTCAAGGGAGATCTCTCGGGGCTGGCCCAGGTCGGCCAGCCCGCCGGCAAGATCCAAGAACGGATCGCCGAGTTGCAGATCCCCGGCTACCAAAACCGCGCCTACCCGACGGTCTTTTGGGATATCTACGGCAAGAAGGGCCACCCGCTGCGCAGCACGGTCTCCGAGATGGGTCCGATCTTGCTCAGCCGCGTCTTGAACCTCAACGAGACGCAGGAAGGGGTGCTGCAGGTCGTTTTCAAGATCGCCGACGACCATGGGCTCTTGCTCCTCGACTTGAAGGACCTGCAGGCCATGCTCACTTGGGTCTCCGACAACGCGAAGGAGCTCAAGTCCGAGTACGGCAATCTCAGCCCCCAGACCCTCGGCACCATCCAGCGCCAGCTCCTGGTGTTGTCCGAATCCGGCGGCGAGGTCTTCTTCGGCGAGCCCACGCTGCGCCTCGAGCACCTGATGCAGAAGGATTTCTCCGGCAACGGCGTGATCAGCGTCCTGGACGCCACGCAGCTGATGACCGACTCCAGGGTCTACACGACCTTCATGCTTTGGCTCTTGTCCGAACTCTTCGAGCAGCTGCCCGAGGTGGGCGATCTCGACCGGCCCAAGCTGGTTTTCTTCTTCGACGAGGCGCACCTCCTTTTCAAGGAGGCGCCGAAGGCCCTACTGGAGAAGATCGAGCAGGTGGTGCGCCTGATCCGCTCGAAGGGGGTCGGCGTCTACTTCGTGACGCAAAATCCGCTCGACATCCCCGAATCCGTCTTAGGCCAGCTCGGCAATCGCGTGCAGCACGCGCTCCGCGCCTTCACCCCCCTCGACCAGAAGGCGGTCAAGGTGGCGGCCCAGACCTTCCGGCAGAATCCCGAGATCGACGCTGAAAAGACCATTACCGAACTCGGCGTGGGCGAGGCCCTGGTCTCGCTGCTCGATCACGACGGGAAGCCGACGCCGGTGCAGCGCG
- a CDS encoding aldo/keto reductase has protein sequence MFQANMPYRFLGRCGAKVSAFGLGGWTTYGGSVTDEKTIRDIIHAAYEAGVNFFDIADIYAKGESERAMGKVLREFPRHELVISSKVFWPMSEDVNDRGLSRKHILESVEKSLKRIGTDYLDIYFCHRFDPETPLEETARAMDDLVHQGKVLYWGTSEWSGEQLREAHRLCETRNLYRPQVEQPQYSLVERRKFERDVRAVADELGMGLVVWSPLASGLLTGKYDAGIPAGSRLDKIAWLREGILSPERVAQVKRFKQIADELGCSRAQLALAWAVAQPGVSSVITGATRVEQWTENLGALKLALSPATLKALDDLFPI, from the coding sequence ATGTTTCAAGCCAACATGCCTTATCGTTTCTTGGGCCGCTGCGGCGCCAAGGTCAGCGCCTTCGGTCTCGGCGGCTGGACCACCTACGGCGGCAGCGTCACCGACGAGAAGACCATTCGAGACATTATCCATGCCGCCTACGAGGCCGGGGTCAACTTTTTCGACATCGCCGACATCTACGCCAAGGGCGAGTCGGAGCGGGCGATGGGCAAGGTCCTGCGCGAATTCCCCCGCCACGAGCTGGTGATCTCCAGCAAGGTCTTCTGGCCGATGAGCGAGGACGTCAACGATCGCGGCCTCTCCCGCAAGCATATCCTCGAGTCCGTCGAGAAGAGCCTGAAGCGCATCGGCACCGATTATCTCGACATCTATTTCTGTCACCGCTTCGACCCCGAGACCCCGCTCGAGGAGACCGCCCGCGCGATGGACGACCTGGTCCACCAGGGCAAGGTCTTGTATTGGGGGACCAGCGAGTGGAGCGGCGAGCAGCTGCGCGAGGCGCATCGCCTCTGCGAGACGCGAAACCTCTACCGCCCCCAGGTCGAGCAGCCGCAGTACAGCCTGGTCGAGCGCCGCAAGTTCGAGCGCGACGTCCGCGCGGTCGCCGACGAGCTGGGCATGGGCCTCGTGGTCTGGAGCCCCCTGGCCTCCGGCCTGCTCACTGGCAAGTACGACGCGGGTATTCCGGCGGGCTCGCGCCTGGACAAGATCGCCTGGTTGCGGGAGGGGATTCTGAGTCCCGAGCGCGTCGCGCAGGTGAAGCGTTTCAAACAGATAGCCGACGAGCTGGGTTGCAGCCGCGCCCAGCTGGCCCTGGCTTGGGCCGTCGCGCAACCCGGAGTCTCCAGCGTGATCACCGGCGCGACCCGCGTCGAGCAATGGACCGAAAACCTGGGGGCCCTCAAGCTCGCCCTTTCGCCGGCGACCTTGAAGGCCTTAGACGACCTCTTTCCGATTTAA
- a CDS encoding PA0069 family radical SAM protein: MNDFLKTAPRGRGAAENPPNRFERLAWEDDAEAYDPEAPGPQTRFFKDSSKSLIVANDSPDIPFEASLNVYRGCEHGCVYCYARPYHEYLGFSAGLDFETKIMVKENAPALLRRELASPQWEPKVLAMSGVTDCYQPVEKKLRLTRACLEVLAEFRNPVGIVTKNHLVTRDLDLLADLARDRAAAVFVSVTTLDAELARKLEPRASSPRHRLEAIEALAKAGVPVGVMTAPIIPALNDSEIPAILNAAARAGARFAGYVMLRLPFGLKGLFENWLEEHFPDRKAKVLHRLESLRGGRLNDPRFGRRMTGEGAFAEQVAALFAMGKKKAGLKDRGPELSVAAFRRPAAPQLNLFG, translated from the coding sequence ATGAACGACTTTTTGAAAACCGCCCCCCGCGGCCGCGGCGCCGCCGAGAATCCGCCCAACCGCTTCGAGCGGCTCGCCTGGGAGGACGACGCCGAGGCCTACGACCCGGAGGCGCCCGGGCCGCAGACGCGGTTTTTCAAGGACAGCTCCAAGTCCTTGATCGTTGCCAACGACAGCCCCGACATCCCCTTTGAGGCCAGCCTCAACGTCTACCGCGGCTGCGAGCACGGCTGCGTCTACTGCTACGCCCGGCCCTACCACGAATACCTCGGCTTCTCCGCCGGCCTCGATTTCGAGACGAAGATTATGGTGAAGGAAAACGCGCCCGCGCTGCTGCGCCGCGAGCTTGCCTCGCCTCAATGGGAGCCGAAGGTCCTCGCGATGAGCGGGGTCACCGATTGCTATCAGCCCGTCGAGAAGAAGCTTCGCTTGACCCGCGCCTGTCTCGAGGTCTTGGCCGAGTTCCGCAACCCGGTGGGGATCGTGACCAAGAACCACCTCGTGACCCGCGACCTCGACCTGCTCGCCGATCTGGCCCGCGATCGGGCGGCGGCGGTCTTCGTTTCCGTCACCACCCTGGACGCCGAGCTCGCCCGCAAGCTCGAGCCGCGGGCCTCCTCGCCGCGGCACCGCCTCGAGGCGATCGAGGCCCTGGCCAAGGCCGGGGTGCCAGTCGGCGTGATGACCGCGCCGATTATCCCGGCCCTCAACGACTCGGAGATCCCGGCCATCCTCAACGCCGCGGCCCGGGCCGGGGCGCGTTTCGCCGGCTACGTGATGTTGCGGCTCCCTTTCGGGCTCAAGGGGCTCTTCGAAAACTGGCTGGAAGAGCACTTCCCCGACCGCAAGGCGAAGGTCCTGCACCGCCTCGAGTCGCTGCGCGGTGGGAGGCTCAACGACCCGCGCTTCGGCCGGCGCATGACCGGGGAGGGGGCCTTCGCCGAGCAGGTCGCGGCCCTCTTCGCGATGGGGAAGAAGAAGGCCGGCCTCAAGGATCGGGGGCCCGAACTCTCCGTTGCCGCCTTCCGCCGCCCCGCGGCCCCGCAGCTGAATCTTTTTGGATAA
- a CDS encoding deoxyribodipyrimidine photo-lyase, with protein MGVSPTILWFRLDLRLADNPALQAALRRGGPILPAFVWAPEEEGAWAPGGASRWWLHQSLRALAEALEKKGAPLVIRRGPAAQVLAALAREIGAGAVFWNRRYERELIRRDFALQESLRAEDLEAESFNAALLFEPWELKTQSGDPYKVFTPFWKSCLQRPEPAAPAPEPRRLEGCSKKIASLQLEALALEPKVNWATGMCAAWSPGEAGARRELQRFLADAVSNYLEDRDKPGRVATSRLSPHLHFGEIGPRQVWHAVREAAAHDRRAGAQRGSEGYLRELGWREFAHHLLYHFPHTAEQPLRPEFEKFPWRRDAAALRAWQQGKTGYPLVDAGMRELWTTGWMHNRVRMIVASFLVKDLLIPWQEGARWFWDTLVDADLASNSLGWQWTAGCGADAAPYFRVFNPCTQGEKFDPNADYVRRWVPELARLPDAWIHRPWEAPPEVLAKAGVVLGKDYPSPIVDHAAARDLALRALETIKKR; from the coding sequence ATGGGCGTATCTCCGACGATCCTGTGGTTCCGCCTCGACTTGCGGTTGGCGGACAATCCCGCGCTGCAGGCCGCCCTGCGGCGCGGCGGGCCGATCCTGCCGGCCTTCGTTTGGGCGCCGGAAGAGGAAGGGGCCTGGGCACCGGGCGGGGCGAGCCGCTGGTGGCTGCACCAGTCGCTGCGCGCGCTTGCTGAGGCGCTGGAGAAGAAAGGTGCTCCGCTGGTGATTCGGCGCGGCCCCGCGGCGCAGGTCCTGGCGGCTCTCGCGCGCGAGATCGGGGCCGGCGCCGTCTTCTGGAACCGCCGCTACGAGCGCGAGCTCATCCGCCGAGATTTCGCGCTCCAGGAGTCGCTGCGCGCCGAAGACCTCGAGGCCGAGAGCTTCAATGCCGCGCTGCTCTTCGAGCCCTGGGAGCTCAAGACGCAGTCGGGCGATCCCTACAAAGTCTTTACGCCCTTTTGGAAGTCTTGCCTGCAGCGTCCCGAGCCGGCGGCCCCCGCCCCGGAGCCGAGACGGCTCGAGGGATGTTCCAAAAAGATCGCATCGCTCCAGCTCGAAGCGCTCGCGCTGGAGCCTAAGGTCAACTGGGCCACCGGAATGTGCGCGGCCTGGAGCCCCGGGGAGGCCGGGGCGCGGCGCGAGCTGCAACGATTTTTGGCCGATGCCGTGTCGAACTACCTCGAGGATCGGGACAAGCCCGGCCGGGTCGCGACCTCGCGGCTCTCGCCGCATCTTCATTTCGGGGAGATCGGGCCGCGCCAGGTCTGGCATGCCGTCCGGGAGGCCGCCGCGCACGACCGCCGCGCGGGCGCCCAGCGCGGCTCCGAGGGCTACTTGCGCGAGCTGGGCTGGCGCGAGTTCGCGCATCATCTCCTCTACCACTTCCCGCATACCGCCGAGCAGCCGCTGCGTCCCGAGTTTGAAAAATTCCCCTGGCGTCGTGACGCCGCGGCCCTGCGGGCATGGCAGCAAGGCAAGACCGGCTACCCCCTGGTCGACGCGGGGATGCGCGAGCTCTGGACCACCGGCTGGATGCACAACCGCGTGCGGATGATCGTCGCCTCCTTCCTGGTCAAGGACCTGCTGATCCCCTGGCAAGAGGGTGCGCGTTGGTTTTGGGACACGCTGGTCGATGCGGACTTGGCCAGCAACAGCCTCGGTTGGCAGTGGACCGCCGGCTGCGGCGCGGACGCGGCGCCCTATTTCCGCGTCTTCAATCCCTGCACGCAGGGCGAGAAGTTCGACCCGAATGCCGATTACGTTCGCCGCTGGGTGCCCGAGCTGGCCCGGCTCCCCGACGCCTGGATCCACCGGCCCTGGGAGGCGCCCCCCGAGGTCCTAGCCAAGGCCGGCGTCGTCTTGGGAAAGGACTACCCGAGCCCGATCGTCGATCACGCCGCGGCACGGGATCTTGCGCTGCGGGCCCTCGAGACGATAAAGAAGCGATAA
- a CDS encoding low affinity iron permease family protein encodes MHRKGLFARFASAAARRAGQPAAFGIACLIILAWALTGPVFHFSDTWQLVINTSTTIVTFLMVFLIQNTQNRDSEAMHLKLDELIRANREAHNALLDLEELTEQDLDRIRESYARLARQARERLRGGAKDEGIVEVEL; translated from the coding sequence ATGCATCGCAAAGGCCTTTTTGCGCGCTTCGCCTCCGCCGCGGCCCGCCGCGCCGGGCAACCCGCCGCCTTCGGGATAGCCTGCCTGATTATCCTCGCCTGGGCTCTCACCGGGCCGGTCTTCCACTTCAGCGACACCTGGCAGCTGGTGATCAATACCAGCACCACCATCGTCACCTTCCTCATGGTGTTCCTGATTCAAAACACCCAGAACCGGGACAGCGAGGCCATGCACCTCAAGCTGGACGAGCTGATCCGCGCCAACCGCGAGGCGCACAACGCCCTTCTCGACCTGGAAGAGCTGACGGAGCAGGATCTCGACCGCATCCGCGAGAGCTACGCCCGGCTGGCGCGGCAGGCCCGCGAGCGCCTGCGCGGCGGCGCCAAGGACGAAGGCATCGTGGAAGTGGAGCTGTGA